Within the Solenopsis invicta isolate M01_SB chromosome 11, UNIL_Sinv_3.0, whole genome shotgun sequence genome, the region TACATCTACGtagtaattctttttttaaatctaaaatattagttataaatacaatattattaaaagtaagtCGCATAAGTATAAAAAAGTCGATGAAGTATAAAAACATGATTCATATGATTATAGATAAATATGTTTAGATACCGATATCTGCCAAAAGTATTGCATTATTGTCTTTTGACACATTTGTTTCAGTGAAAGACTTTTTTGAAACATTCTGCACAGATGTATTATCattactgtgttttttttttagcagcATTTTCTAAAGGTGAATCCTCCATTGGTACATTATCATTTTTGGAATTCATGGACGTTTTCGAAAATGGTTTCTTTGGCGGGGGAGGTAACATATGTTGACTATCATTATCGCTTTCGTCAGAAACGCTAGTTGTTGTCGTTTTacgaagtttttttttatgagcatCATCGACGTCAGAAGATTCGATGTCCGAAAACTTCTCAGCCAACTTTACTTTTGCCATCCCACTTTCATATGAATCTggattataaacaaattaatgcaattaacaCATTTAGCTAAATGCCATAACATCAGCATGTGATTTTTCTGCAATATCAGcccaaaattgaaatttaattatgagtaaaattatatatagtaaaaaatagGATTATAAATCAATGCTAAAAAGCATATAAAGgcgtatttatttatctatatctAATTGGTTTtgcaaatttgtaataaattacatcTCTACAAATTACGCATTGTTTATGTtacgtttatataaatcttttttatgtagacagtgcaagcaatgtaaattattataatttggataatacaaatatataaaagtgtaatcAAATTTCAAGAGGTTATTAAGTTTGTTGCCATGCGCTAAGAAAAGAAAGCCATCATGACAACAATATAAACGATATAAATTGTATCAACATAAGCAATATATTATACATCGGTTCTAAAAGACGCTTTAAATTCTGTAGTGAGatgttataaaaacaattgatatatgtaggtaatttttttcattaattactaATAATCATAACATACATGTATCTTAAAACATTTACTCACTTGCTGTTCCAAAAATACGGACAACTTTCACGGTTTCCCAAGTTTCATCATCTGGTTCTTCGCactcagaaatatttttatgaagtctttttatatttttatgcgtTGGCCAGAAGCATTCTGATGATCCTTTTAACCACTTGGTAGGGACTAAATGCAGTCCATCTTCGAATTCGACGATAGAAAATCGATTCATTTCTTTTCACTTATTATATTCTGCAACACAAAAACTGTAGCGCAGTCTACTCTATTGGAGCTTAAAATACCTTTAACAGAGATCTTTTGTGTCCTAATTTTGAACATATGTGTTTGTCTGAGTATAAAGTCGAAACACGACCATAAACAAGTATACTTTAAATAcaactactttttttataattagtatgaaaaatattctatacatataaaacatatacagaacatatacatattaaacttaaaaataacatatatatatatatatatatatatatatatattaaaaatatttaaatttatataaataaaaaaaactcgtaaaaaattgacaaataacCGACTCGCGATAAATtgacaaataaatacaaataatttaaacattaataatataataataagaatattattcTTTACAGAAAATGTAAGTCAATGACAATTACAGACACATATGCGTACATACATACGCacgtgtgtgtgagtgtgagtgtgagtgtgtgtgagtgtgtgtgtgtgtgtgtgtacatacatacatacacacgcacgcatctacacatacacacatacgcagtatatatgtaatactttatttaattaaatttaatgaaaaatcttCATATCCTGCCTAAAAGCATTgctaaagtttatatataatatataaaaaaagttgaatacaTTATATACTATTGCGCGACAATAAactgaatatttttcataaaataatctaattatgcaaaaatcattataatcatttttgttcaatgtattattatatattttgtttatcaaattgaaaataCTCTCATGATTATATGAACTATTATCGACCGTTTTTAAGTATGTATTACTGGAAAAACAACAAACTGATTATGATCGTACGGCATTTTCCACATTTTATTTCGAACATTCTCGCACGGCCAAAGGCATACAGCAGTGTCTTCGCGCATAACTTGTATACCCAACTCTTCTGATGCGCAAGGATAGATAGGTTcagaatacaaattttttactactttAAGTTTCCTacctattataaattttgtattatcattaaatttgactaaatttaaAACTGATATTACAGTtccattttcaaataaaatacaattattacttGTGCTATTGGAATGGATCGTATATGTTTtagtacgtaatattttatactgaaaaGCAAAGTTGTAACCATCAATTAAAGGTCCGTTtgagtgaattttttcaaaacaaatttcattactgtttttttgtttcttactaAGCATATTAAAGTTATTGAGTTCGGAATATCTTCGTGACAATTGTTGAAGAGGTTTCTCATTTTTtcgaatcatttttttttatatttgacatgTAATTTTCAAATCTGAAAGCATTAAACTCGTCAATGGGTCCATACTTCCGCACATCAGAACAAATATGTAACAAAGTATGGAAATTATGAGACATAAATTTAACTccgtaaatttttttgaaacatttaaaaaaatactctaTTAACATTTGGGCccatgtaatattattattatctttcgaAAGATTAGGACTAGCAAGAATTGTTACAGCAATatgtaatgttataaaattgatatacacATCTTTTCTTAATATATCCTGTAGCACAACTGGACCCGTGTAAAGAAGAAACTGACGAAATTCCGTTGCTTTCCATAATTTTACACTTTTAGTGATCGTGGGCGTCGAACAAAATCATTTGGTACAcaactttgcaaatttaataaagcTCCTGAAATCTGATTTAATAACTGTTGAGATAACTTTACAGTACGCGGACCTTTAATCCAaagtaatatcaattttttcattattcctAAACATATAAGGTGCATGTAATCAATTACAACGCTAGAAACTAATCCAAAATTAGGAATTTGCTTTAAAATCGTCTCACCAATTTGAAAATCGTCGTATTTATTATTAGCAAAATCTTCATCAGTTCTTAAAGCATCAATTATTTTTGTCGCTGGAAAACATAATCGTCCATCTAAAAATTTACCTGTAATAGTACATCGCGAACAACTATTGTAACCagtatgatattttattgataaaataaaagcttTTGCTGGAGCATCACAAATTAATccatgaaaattaatttgtacttgaatttcattataaaagagtcctgtattaattaataaaattgcttcGTCAAcaaattgtgttaaaaaatcATTGTTACACTGCGGTTTTCTTTGACCATAGTATGCTCCCACAatgaaaactgattttaaaattgtatctgAACATAAAATGGGCCATAAAGTCGCATTGCTTGATTTGGAAATCGGTAAACCatcaatgtttataaaaatatccagACTAGCAGGTATTCGGCCTAAAACTGTATTATATTcatctaacatttttttttaatgcattttgtaAACCGAAATGGCAATATTGTCCAACGCCCATTTCAATAATTGCTGTGTGCCTTGGAGTTGAGAGTAATGTTCGAGGATCTTTTGGAAACAAATGTCGCGtatatttacgtaatataatCAAAAGTGCCCTGATAGCAACTTGGAAAATGTTAAACATAATTGCCCAAGAAGCTATATCCTTAATAAATTGATCATCTTGATTATCAGTTTTATTGCCAGGCtcaacatttatataatgtacTACTGATTCAGTTAATTCATTTGCATTTGTATCACTTTCACTACTATTGTTACTATCATTTCTATGCATTTCTCCCTCTTCATTATTTGATTCATTATCGTCAACCGTGTCACTTTCATTTAAATTGTCTACAAGTTCATCATTTCTATTGACAAATTCGTTTTCTAATAGCTCTAAATCTTCACTAGTATCAGATTGTAATAATTCGTCTCTCAATTCAAGATGTTCATTATtggaaagatttaataaatctgAAGCAGTGTTATTGACAATAATTCTTCGGAAATGCCgtttagaaagaaaagaataatttttgtgttttctatccatttttataataaaataatatactaatcAAAACTGAAATAGCTATATGCTTCAATTAATAGATCTTCTAATATTTGTTCGTTTCTACAgtacatgaaatataaaactatttgttttataattcatGTACAGTAGaaacaaatgttaaatatacacaacctttattcaataaaataccaATCTCAACAGCTATGCGTTGGAATGGTGGATTTCTCCGTATACGTTGGACTAGTGTGAATGTCCTTGACACTTCACGGATCGTACTTATTGAATCtagtaacagaaaaaaatatatacatacatattaatatatatatatatatatatatatatatatatatatatatacagagtgtccaaAAAGTTCGGCAACggtcaaatatctcgaaaagtaagcattttaggaaaaaatatttcagacaaaagttgtagggttttaaaagacctatttactgatcttatcagtttgaccttggatggcgtcgccaaggtcataacgaaatcacattaacttttttaaatggaacaccctatttttgattctagaatctaatagctggtgtcaagacctttccaaaaccctacaagaaagtttattttcgttgagtatttttcgagttacaagacttgaaagttacagtaccgctGGCATTGGCATTACCCAAGatgtaccacgtggaggttgcccagtcggatttacacctcttttttgtgtgtgtgtgtgtgtgtgtgtgtgtgtgtgcgtgtgtgtgtgtgcgtgtgcgtgtgtgtacgtgtgtgcatgCGTACGTGCGTGAGTGTGAACAGAAATAGGGACCctacggttcgtcacttccgtaGTATTTagagactccaaaccctctctgtattaatgtttgtttaatttagaagaTGTTCAAATTGACGGCCATGAACGGTTTGACAATGTGCCAAACGTTCATAAAAATTACGCCGAACATTTTGCAAGTTTTCCGGGGTTATTGATGCTACAGTATCTAAAATGCGATttcttaattcatttaaattcgtAGGTTTTGTTGCAAacaccaaattttttaaatgacccTAGAAAAAATAATCCAATGGATTCAAATCAGGAGATCTAGGTGGCCGTTTAATTGCACCTCTCCTGCCAATCCATTTTCTTGGAAAAGTATCATTTAGGAATCGACGGACGTTTATGCCAAAGTGAGGTGGTGCACCGTCCTGTTGGAACCAAACGCTATTAAAAGCGACACCAACTACATTTTGAATAGCAGGCAGTATCTGATTTTGTAAGAGATGCAAATAACGCTCCGCATTGATGTTCTCATTCAAGAAAAATGGTCCTATAATTGTATTTCCAAGTATTCCCGCCCATACATTTAACTTTTGAGGATACTGAGTATGAGAATCTCTCATCCAGTGTGGATTTTCGTCACTCCAATATCTGCAATTGTGTCGATTGACAGATCCATGCAATTCGAATGTCGCTTCATCGGAAAATACAATCcagttaaaaaagttattgtcTCAAATCGCCTCATCATTTCTTCGCAAAATTCCATCCTcttattataatcattttctGACAGTTCTTGAACTAAACGTATTTTAAAAGGAtgataattgcatttttttaaagttgtcTGAACCGTACTTTTACTAATATCACATTGCTGACTTGTTTTTCGGATTGACGTATGAGGATTTTCTACAAATGATTGTAGAACTTCGATGTTGTTATCATCATTGCTTGCAGTTTTCGGTCTTCCTGCTCGAGGCCGGTCTTTAACTGAATCTGTTTGTTCAAATCGAGCTACAGTTCGCTGAACAGTAGACTTTGTAATTGGCAAACGATTAGGAaatgtattgttaaataaagcagCCACTGCTTCATAAGATCTAACATTGTCTCCGTATCCTCGCATTGTGAGTAAtgttattctttctctctcagataaatgcatttttaattttatgttatgttatgtttaATGTTCTGCTCAATGTATTGCAGTGCTTGCAATGATCTCCACATTCGGGTCGATTCCTGAGGCGACGCCCACTGCTTCCCCCactaccgctcgccgctcgaaGGTCGAGCTTGCGAATACCGCTCGGTAGAGCGCGCGCCGCGTATTCAAAATCAGATACTGCCTGCTATTCAAAATGTAGTTGGTGTCGCTTTTAATAGCGTTTGGTTCCAACAGGACGGTGCACCACCTCACTTTGGCATAAACGTCCGTCGATTCCTAAATGATACTTTTCCAAGAAAATGGATTGGCAGGAGAGGTGCAATTGAATGGCCACCTAGATCTCCTGATTTGAATCCATTGGATTATTTTTTCTGgggtcatttaaaaaatttggtgtTTGCAACAAAACCTacgaatttaaatgaattaagaaATCGCATTTTAGATACTGTAGCATCAATAACCCCGGAAAACTTGCAAAATGTTCGGCGTAATTTTTATGAACGTTTGgcacttttattatgttaaaataaattgtaatcccttaattttaatcatttttgtttatttcaatcacctctaattcccgctccgataaaattgtacttggtccgatcccgcgtaaaagcgattcaattcgtttacgctaaataaggactacacgaatgcaagagtttgaatgagagtcataggtcgtcattctcgacacctgacctacattctgactcacctgacgcattcgactcgtcgcactcgcccggaaacatgtgtgcgcgagattaggcctgttccgttcttCCTATCTCGCTCAAATTATttccctaagtctctacctgccgaTCGACCCGAGAGAcctatttcgagaattctggacgtaacaatatgtAAGTAGAATGTAGGGGCCGGTTCAAAcccagggatctcaggggggtgcggggaagggggggaatatttcgggtcgcgcgggggacctaaccggcgataaggtcccgcgggtggaccaaacgggtggaggagggggaggggggaggcttaaaacggggtcacacgtgtaaacctaaccggtagttctgcgtaatcaatgtttatataaacagtgataacaaggaccatgttcttgaccgatgtttaaataaatttgacacctttgaaatgtgccgcgtgcggggaagggggggggatatttcgggtctcacggggagtctaaccggagacgatgtcaTGCGACCGGGGCGAGGGGGGGAATTAAATCGAGGACACGTgtatgaacctaaccggtagttcttcgtaatcaatgtttaagtaaacagagtgataacgattcgaggaccatgttcttgaccgatacctttgaaatgtgtcgcgtggaggcaactactgaccatttaatgtaaacatggaccatgtacttgtcactctgtttacataaacataataaatcacaccgcgaggaggtgtgtatgactgttctttgaaatcggaaatgtctgtcatcacgagggggataagcgatacgatggcgaatattttgtggggtgtgcgcggctatttccgcggggcccgccgccgccaccgccgccgctcgctatcctctaataattttttggtcaaggtggatgtaagagagagagagagaaaagcgctaaACAGCTttttcagctgtgctaataacgcgttgaaatattatttagatttgtttacgtgagctctcttttGTGCGCGGTtatcgcccagtggcatgtctaatctcgcaagatatctttcttagtaaagataagcgccgatagtccggcttctaatgacacgtgtaaatgatatttagatttgtttacgtgagctctttttcatgtgcggttgccacccagtggcatgtctaatcttgcaaggtatctttcttagtaaagataagcgccgataatccggctgctgcacggtaaaacaatatttagatgatgcaagagagaagcgttaatatttcgatcgattaaacaaaactcatgtttcggttataagtttggcgaatgtattatacgatcagtctcgatgtggacactgaatcagtcgtaatagttactctcgAAAAgatggttgatcatattgaagttcacattaaaAGCAGTCAAAAATGGAGTTTTAGAGGAATCGTCTGATGAAGAGTCTGTGTTGTCCGATGAAAGTGCATATATCAGTGAATGTAGTGAAAGTATTGATGAACTTGTAAAATGAGTCGTGCCATCTCTGGAACTCCATGCATTAAGTTTAAATACCAAACACTGCATGTttctactttattattattattcgatgGAGCCAGGCATATGCTCAGTGTGTATGATAAGGTTTTCGAACAATGAAATGGGATTAATGCGCGCCGTCCGAGACCACGAGACCGGTCCCCTTGGTGAACTCTTCGGTCAATATTGCTCCCACTGCGCATTGcctttatttacatattttccaACCAATATGTGTCCAATCTGCATAcctcaacaataaaaaaatggttgatcatattgcAGACGATGAGTTTATGGACATAGTGAATGATGCatttgaaaatgcagaaataaattttgaaaatttaatagacAAAGAAAGTGACGAAGAGATGTCAAACGATAGCGGATGTGACAGTGATCTAAGTGAACATCCTGAGATTCGCGTTGTATCAATTGCTgaactacgcgctttgaatcgcacgaaatattgcatgatacaattttactactcgaCGGGTGGTGCCCTTGCCGTTTGTGCATCAtgcatgattgaactttctgacatcgaatCGGACTCAATGGACGCCGTTCAAATGCACGAAACAAATTTCCTCGAACAACTTGACGGACGTATCTGCTCCAAATGCCACCAGCCCATGTTTGTATATATTCCAGCTAACATGTGCAGAGTGTGCTTACAttgaacaattaattttttttaatatgctcAGTGAAAAAGAGCATGGAAACCACTAATCATTCTTGTCTGTTAGTGCATCTCCTTCGTGGTCGAGAACTTGGATTTGATAACGCGCTTGCCTCTGATACAAGTAAATACTGTGCTACCTTAACACGTCAACatgaaaatagattgtttcgttgttctctacatggcagataccattatcgtacatttattgatatatcaaattataatggtaattgtaatgatgaaataatttcaaagctgtatacgtgcaatcacatgattcgtggtaagctttctgacgaacatagtgaaacttcaccaGTGGAACTTCGTTATAAAACTATACTtccttaacataaaaatattgtgataagcatttttgaaaaaatggaaaatagtgagcgagtagaacgcgaactgctcgagcaatgctcgcagattgcaaatttagctgaatgtttcgagtggttgcaacgatgcgatgagtacctcgcgcagctcgaagaacattgtagtgccaaacgtcctcgactcgccgtgggaaaaagacaatcacttgtgtcaagaatcgcgcgactcaaaggtgaaaaagcgcagttagaaagacgtttcatgcatgttggtggcaattatgcaagcactggcgctgatgataagcaatcgctcgtatggcgcgagatcgagaccgcgttcaagaatcgcattgtgactggcgctgttattaacattgattatattgagccacgacattttttggaggacgccagtgatttggtgattgagcgagtgcaagacgctatcgcgaaacatgatagtgtaaaggtaaacaccgtatttaatggtgaatatgttaataatcatgaagaacgtaatattaaaaatatcgctacgaagaacaatgaactttataggtcgtcaaatttgcgcgagtggtatcagcagagtgtcatcgatgtcacgttggcgatgctcgacgagttccaagaacgcgatagtggttgggctcttacgcgaatactgaatttaacggtaaacattaataaacataatcccatgcacgcgggatgttgcatcgaattgccgcggggaataaagaataaacgtgccgtgattaatgtgctgttacgtcctgcggagtaacgattcttctccttcgcaaccagcggatattccaATTAACGGGGGCCGAGCGGCGGTGATCTCACCCTGATTCCAAGAATatggtgactctcacggcaataattaGATGTCGTGAATTAAGTAGAGATAAATTCACCAATCATGGAGATTTGAGATGACACTGTCGCTTGACGCCCAAGACATCAAAGGTAATGAAATCAGGGAGccggaagacgcacgtgtgcaccccTTTGAATTCTGAACGTCCGGCACCCACATAGCaataaatcgaaaatttttgacatttaatgctttcaggagttcaattgtcaaacctgccgctttctcggataacaattaccgagaaatataaaaagtcataaaaacaaatattgcacgtgggcgtattaatgaataaagtggtgcacacggccctcgatgggacaaagggaatcatagacgaaaatttgtacaaataggcgcgttttccagcggagcgcgcagtctagtcttgatcattccgagtcgcagttccgtggcatcttgtatgctcgagttctctgactctcggatcgcggcctttaaactcgtgcggAGCGTACGTTTCGGTCGAAAGGAAAAGTGCCATTCGAAACGTGCCTGCTTGGGGTTTGCAGACCATTGCCCATCGCACGCGGaatccctccgaccggaccatctcccgctgagtgcggcccagtttggaggcctgcggctccgagagtattccattcactattatcaacactcacacattcagcaagtagtaagtctagaattaatcacctagtttacttccgctcttgttctttttctcgaacaccttttctctctttgcgaaggatttttgtataaacataagATATTCACTAAAATTATTACTCTCCCCTCCCATACTCTCTCtcccaccctctctctctctaattttcctctttcttaggatttactcacaaaagtcaatccggaggaatctttttattattaattttcctctttcttaggatttactcacaagagtcaatccggaggaatccttttattactaattttccattcttcttgggatttactcacaagagtcaatccggaagaatctttttattattaattttcctctttcttaggatttactcacaagagtcaatctttttattattaattctcctctttcttaggatttactcacaagagtcaatccggaggaatctttttattattaattttcctctttcttaggatttactcacaagagtcaatccggaggaatctttttatcattaattctcctctttcttaggatttactcacaagagtcaatccggaggaatctttttattactaattttccattcttcttgggatttactcacaagagtcaatccggaagaatctctttattattaattttcctctttcttaggatttactcacaagagtcaatccggaagaatctttctattattaattttcctctttcttaggatttactcacaagaatcaatccggaggaatctttttattattaattttcctctttcttaggatttactcacaagagtcaatccggaggaatctttttattattaattgtcctctttcttaggatttactcacaagagtcaatccggaggaatctttttattattaattttcctctttcttaggatttactcacaagagtcaatccggaggaatcttttatttactaattttccattcttcttgggatttactcacaagagtcaatccggaagaatctctttatttcttctcttccaatcgtaagaatttctttcttcttcttcttctctttagATTCAGCCGAACCCTTTTTACCTTCAATCTCTTCTGGTTTCACTAGAACCCTGTTCGGGTTAACCCGAGGGAGTGTTTAAACTCCAACCTTTCGATAAAcatagagagaaacggagtttcgtttttttttagtgaataatgataatattcccCGAATCCACGAATATAAGTCCCGAGCAGCCGTGAAGCGGCACCGGAATCGccacaatcgccgaatccgccgcctcaaaGCCATTGAGGAGGAAATCCACCAGATCGCGTCCCAAGTCAATCGGCTTTGCCCCCCTGTCTCGTACTCGccggtcgcaccggaagaagagcgacttcccccattcgcatttttcccccactcccccgtagataattttcccCACGCCTACTCCCCAGTAGATAATTTttatcgcgccgactcccccttagataattctccgcgccccgactcccccgtagaaaatcttcgcgccgactcccccgtagaaaatcttcgcgctgactcccccgtagaaaatcttcgcgctgactcccccatagataattttcttcgcgccgactcccccgattctcaaTTAACTTATAGGATCTTCCCAGATTCTCCTGTTTCACTCTCTCCTCCTGGAACTCCGATCCCTGTTGTCTACGATCCGGTGGAAGACCAACTTCCTGCGGATTCTCCTAGTGTAGGGGCCCGCGATCttgaagaggaggaggaaactTTCTCAACTCCTTCGATCCTCGGATCTCACGATCTCGAGGATGAGAATCGTTCTCCTAGCCCCGCGCTTAGTGTGGAATTCGTAGAGGAGCTGCCACCCCTCCCCCCACGTTGCTATTTTGCCCCTGGTCCCCTTCAGTCATTGGAATCTGTTTTGTCAATACTTCCAATGTCCACTGccccactccctcctggcgcgttctcgCTCGGGCCCAAAGAATTTGATCTCGAAGCGGTCCGTGCCTTCCTTTCCCGTTCTCCCCCCGATGCGCTCGTTCCTATGTACCTTCCCCATACATACCCAAGGTATTGTTTAGTCCCCAAGCTAATATTCTTAAATCATTTCCGCCCCAACACCGCTGTGTTAAAAGAACTTCCAATGTAAATCGCACACCTACatccacacatacatacatgtatatatatatacatatgtatttatatagttaagaaaattataagtagTAATTATCCGATATAAGAATAAATCAGTTGTATAGTATACtctacattgtaattgtttacTTTAAAAGTATAGAACCTTCAGTTTAAATCGTTCCTATAgggatataatatttgattttagccttctcttagtttaacattataattatatcacaagTCCAGTTGTATTcgacattgtaattgttaacttaaaaattacagAGCCTTTAGTTTAAccgttttttttcttatgaatataaatcatttttcaaaataaacaaatttgtattctcatttactactgattaaaataaaccaggtacaataattaattggtgctaatttcataaccactaccaccatccctcgctcttacaagataagcactaggtccaatcccgaggtaaagcaattaagtttgttgcctcaaaataCTACCAAGGCACACGGAGCATCTCGGATATTTTGCCATTGGGGTCCCCCGCTATGGGCCCTACTGATCTATatcccgggttgtcgacgcggtctcCCGTGCCGCACGTGCACGCTCAcgaattgttacgtccctcccttctctctctatatcttgtctacccttctttaaccctgga harbors:
- the LOC105203368 gene encoding uncharacterized protein LOC105203368 isoform X3, translating into MNRFSIVEFEDGLHLVPTKWLKGSSECFWPTHKNIKRLHKNISECEEPDDETWETVKVVRIFGTANSYESGMAKVKLAEKFSDIESSDVDDAHKKKLRKTTTTSVSDESDNDSQHMLPPPPKKPFSKTSMNSKNDNVPMEDSPLENAAKKKTQ